The DNA window GCGTCTGGGAATCCGAGTCACATGCCGCGGCTCCCAGCAGGGCAACAAGTGCGCAGGCGCGCAGCGGCTTCGACACAATCATGGGTCAGACCTTTCAGGGTGTGTAGCGGACCGCACCGTTAGCAAACGCCGTGCACATCCCGGGTTGCTGCGAATTCAATGTCTTGGCGCGGAGTGCACACTGCCTTCCTCGAATTTCCGAGGCCGTGGCACCTCTTTCCCGAGGGCCGCCGCCGCCGCGTATATTCCTTGACGGGAATATGTCTGGATGTGCATATATGGCCCATGTTCGAGACGTTCGCGGCCCTGGCCGAGCCCAATCGCTTCCGAATCGTCGAGCTGTTGCGTGCGGGCCCCAGGCCGGTGAGTGACATCGGTGAGCGGCTGCATCTCAACCAGCCCCAGGTGTCCAAGCACCTGAAGGTCCTGAAGGAGGCGGGGCTGGTGGACGTGCAGCCTCGGGCGCAGCAGCGGCTCTACGAGCTGAAGGCGCAGCCGCTGCGCGAGCTTCACGAGTGGTTGGAGCGCTACCGGCAGCTCTGGGACGCGCGCTTCGACGCAATGGATGAGCTCCTGGAGGAGCTCCAGCACAAGGAGAAGGGCCATGGCAGGAAACCCAAGCAGTGAGTTCCCGTTGCACGACACCTCCATGACGATGCCGTCGGAGCGCGAAATCGTGCTCACGCGCACCTTCCGGGCGCCGCCGCGCATCGTCTTCGAGGCCTGGACCCAGGCGGAGTTCGTCAAGCGCTGGTGGGCGCCCAAGTCCCGGGGGGTCGAGCTGGTGGAGTGCCGCGCGGACGTCCAGGTGGGAGGCGCCTACCGCTATGTGATTCGCGCGCAGGGCAACGAGTTCGGCTTCCACGGCCAGTATGTTGAAATCAACAGGCACACACGGCTGGTCTATACGCAAATCTTCGAGTCGTTCCCGGACTCTCCGTTGCTCATCACCGTCACCTTCGAGGAGCACGAGGGGCAGACGCGCCTGCGCTCCCACGAGCTGTATCCGTCGAAGGAGGCGCGTGACGGCACCATCGCCTCCGGCATGGAGAGCGGCATGCGCGAGACGATGAACCAGCTCGACGACCTCGTCGCCTCGCTGCGCTGAGAGGGATAGAGTCCCGCGCCGGAATGTTCATTCGTGACCCGGCGGGATTCCTCCATCGAATGCCAGAGCTGCGAGCGTTGTGTGAGGACGCTCGTGTTCGCCGTGCGGTGGAGCGGGGTGACTCGTTCAAGCTCTACCGGACGCTGAAGTGGGCGCGGTGGTTGGGGCGCTTGCGCTCCCATCGGCAGGCACTCGACATCTTGTTGAAGCAGCGGCGCCTGTTCGCCCGCCCGCTCAAGGAAGGGCGGATGCGCGTGGGCATGCTCAACGGCTTCTTCGGCACGTTGCTGCTGGGGAAGGCGGAGCCGGACGCGGTGGACGGGACGGTCATCACCACGCACTGGGTGGTTTCGTTC is part of the Myxococcus landrumus genome and encodes:
- a CDS encoding SRPBCC family protein, encoding MAGNPSSEFPLHDTSMTMPSEREIVLTRTFRAPPRIVFEAWTQAEFVKRWWAPKSRGVELVECRADVQVGGAYRYVIRAQGNEFGFHGQYVEINRHTRLVYTQIFESFPDSPLLITVTFEEHEGQTRLRSHELYPSKEARDGTIASGMESGMRETMNQLDDLVASLR
- a CDS encoding ArsR/SmtB family transcription factor yields the protein MFETFAALAEPNRFRIVELLRAGPRPVSDIGERLHLNQPQVSKHLKVLKEAGLVDVQPRAQQRLYELKAQPLRELHEWLERYRQLWDARFDAMDELLEELQHKEKGHGRKPKQ